The Calliopsis andreniformis isolate RMS-2024a unplaced genomic scaffold, iyCalAndr_principal scaffold0227, whole genome shotgun sequence genome has a segment encoding these proteins:
- the LOC143187756 gene encoding uncharacterized protein LOC143187756, translating to MKKTQIYHGTWKMTVGIEYGHLQEETKLLMLQTNQPAERCKEIEPCLSKQRITLQLDRNNRLSQELTSLRKFIGHVQKRGLLNVIWEGMKVLFGTMSASDAEYYNNELDKLREDNLKIAHLIKDQTTVLLHKMQNNLGTYKYIQQQTENLNINFQLLQNATKEEIFNMEIDETLADHIFLYHDVSATMQKLQEAIVDGKHGIVHPTILPPKELFDAIKSTTQSEKFPVPLKEEYYGTLLDVSEIAITLTKEKLIYNFRIPIIEEDIYMLYKPIALPTYSYLQGYSIYNIELEYLLLNEPRTEFMPINEEEKAQFKTIGNQYVARRKHPNYLTSSSNACLIALLLKKGQECSQKYIKLQGTLFIQLLTNQDWIAITPKREQLHVLRDKEEPHVITIQDRNIIHLPQGGVGTTEEAIIKAGGDKRNITLNIPVETIEHQDHWKQTLAEKQIDVQDLNITYLKKTQVTARDLQLLGTTIDVINQQIETLSLKKRTMTVMEHLNLIGAGLYVLYKINCLQPTWNLLKGIFRPCTIIYDHCSLGRYAQTIDRTPAEPVRMTDLMHQDEEPPQYQEQETSPRPRPPRRGFYKLTVKEVQ from the exons ATGAAGAAAACGCAGATATACCATGGTACATGGAAAATGACGGTGGGAATAGAATACGGGCATTTGCAAGAGGAGACAAAACTGTTAATGCTACAAACAAACCAACCAGCAGAAAGATGTAAAGAAATCGAACCGTGCCTAAGCAAACAGCGAATAACACTCCAACTAGATCGAAACAACCGACTGAGTCAGGAGTTAACATCCTTGAGGAAATTCATTGGACACGTGCAGAAAAGAGGATTACTGAATGTAATATGGGAAGGAATGAAAGTATTATTCGGGACGATGTCAGCCTCAGACGCAGAATACTATAACAATGAATTGGATAAGTTAAGAGAAGACAACCTCAAGATAGCACACTTAATAAAAGATCAAACCACAGTGTTacttcataaaatgcaaaacaacctAGGAACttataaatatatacaacaacAAACGGAAAATCTGAACATTAACTTTCAACTATTACAGAACGCAACAAAAGAAGAAATTTTCAATATGGAAATAGATGAGACATTAGCAGATCACATATTCCTCTACCACGATGTGTCAGCCACTATGCAAAAACTTCAAGAAGCTATAGTGGACGGAAAACACGGAATAGTACACCCAACGATTTTACCTCCTAAAGAGCTATTTGACGCAATCAAGAGTACCACCCAGTCCGAAAAATTTCCAGTACCACTAAAAGAAGAATACTATGGCACACTATTGGATGTAAGTGAAATAGCGATAACTCTCACGAAAGAAAAGCTAATTTATAATTTCCGAATTCCCATAATAGAAGAAGACATATACATGCTATACAAGCCAATTGCCTTACCAACGTATTCATACCTACAAGGATACTCTATATACAATATAGAACTCGAATACCTGCTCTTAAACGAACCGCGAACAGAGTTTATGCCTATCAACGAAGAAGAAAAAGCACAGTTTAAAACTATAGGAAACCAGTACGTGGCACGGAGGAAACACCCGAATTACCTCACGTCATCATCAAATGCATGCCTGATAGCGCTACTCCTGAAAAAGGGCCAAGAATGTTCACAAAAATATATCAAGTTGCAAGGAACGTTGTTCATCCAACTCTTGACTAACCAAGATTGGATAGCAATCACCCCAAAGAGAGAACAGCTACACGTCCTACGCGATAAGGAAGAACCGCATGTAATAACAATACAAGACAGAAATATAATACACCTACCACAAGGCGGCGTAGGAACTACAGAAGAAGCCATAATAAAAGCCGGAGGAGATAAAAGGAATATCACGCTCAATATACCTGTAGAAACAATAGAGCACCAAGATCACTGGAAGCAAACATTGGCGGAAAAACAAATCGACGTACAGGATCTAAACATAACGTATCTCAAGAAGACTCAAGTGACAGCGCGAGACCTCCAATTACTAGGAACCACCATAGATGTAataaaccaacagattgagacACTGTCATTAAAGAAGAGAACAATGACGGTAATGGAACATCTCAA CCTAATAGGAGCAGGACTATATGTCCTATACAAAATAAACTGCTTACAACCGACATGGAACCTATTAAAGGGAATCTTCAGACCGTGCACCATCATCTACGACCACTGTTCGTTGGGAAGATACGCACAAACAATAGATAGAACACCAGCGGAACCAGTAAGAATGACGGATCTAATGCATCAAGACGAAGAACCACCTCAATACCAGGAACAAGAAACCTCACCAAGACCAAGACCACCTAGGAGAGGATTTTACAAACTTACAGTCAAAGAAGTTCAATAA
- the LOC143187757 gene encoding uncharacterized protein LOC143187757, whose protein sequence is MGYTAEYTLEGNLLEDETRKLETFIDILENFVCARGIEDDSLVYTTLDDDEQDQYYCKNCQPELTSLTLEDRRNTWKYAKYGIERHILSTRALAERELCSMCGKNIHKYRRAEDCNICSLYVTKFFFFLKHKTLDLRRYMPACYSVNVNYENKTNQYLPRTFNEWARERDIATKLDHILNVAEELEYNLILLDRNVEL, encoded by the coding sequence ATGGGGTACACCGCCGAGTACACATTAGAGGGAAACCTATTAGAAGATGAAACCAGAAAACTGGAAACATTCATTGACATCCTAGAAAATTTCGTCTGCGCCAGAGGAATAGAAGACGACAGCCTAGTCTATACCACATTGGATGACGACGAGCAAGATCAATATTATTGCAAAAATTGTCAGCCAGAACTCACCTCGCTCACCCTTGAAGACAGAAGGAACACGTGGAAATACGCGAAGTACGGCATAGAAAGACACATTTTATCAACCCGGGCCTTAGCAGAAAGAGAACTTTGTAGCATGTGCGGAAAGAATATTCACAAGTATAGACGCGCCGAAGACTGTAACATCTGTTCGCTATACGTTaccaaatttttctttttcctaaAGCATAAGACACTAGACCTTAGAAGGTATATGCCGGCCTGCTATAGTGTAAATGTAAATTACGAAAACAAAACCAATCAGTATCTACCGCGAACATTTAACGAATGGGCACGCGAAAGAGATATAGCTACAAAGTTAGACCACATCCTAAACGTTGCGGAGGAACTAGAATACAACCTAATACTATTAgataggaacgtagaattgtaa